Below is a window of Ferrimicrobium acidiphilum DSM 19497 DNA.
TATCCCGGCCTTGACCAGGCGATCGCAATCATACGCCGACGTGTGCCTGCTGCGACTGAGTCACTGGCGAGTCAGGTAGCGAGGGCCATTCGTCGTCTACGATCGTTGGATATCCAAAAGCCGCCAGGTGTTGCCGAGGCGATTAACTGGGTACTTGCATTGAATTTGCTTGGTTACTCGGCGCTCGATGATGATGCGGCGTCGATGACTGTGGGTTCGGTTCTTAAGTATCGTGAGGACCTCGACGTAGTGACAGACAAGGGGTTTGGATGGCTGACGAGCGCTTGATGGGAGTTATCGCAGCGTCATGAACCAGATTGATGGCACCTGAGGCGTGGTTGGAGATCTGCAGGTTGATCTTGCGAGTGTTGTTGCGAGATTTGGATCGAAGTTACAGGCGGCTGGTGTGCCGGTTGCGGCCGATCGATCCGGCCGGTTCGCAGCTGCGATAGGTCTGGTACCACCTATTGGACTGACAGAGTTGTACTGGTTGGGACGGGTGACCTTGGTTTCCCAACAGTCGCACCTAGAGATATATGATCGTGTCTTTGCCCAGATTTTTGCTGGAATAGTTGATCCGGCCGATTTTCGCGGAGATCAGCCCCCTGCGCCAACCGGAGCACCTGGAAGGTTGCTCCCACGAGGGCGGGAGGCGGTGTCGCAGCTAAGCCAGCCTCAGGCGCACTACCCGTCATGGTTAGGGGACGTTGGAGAGGGACGTGATGAGGAGTCTTCTCAGGAGGCTAGCCTTGCAGCTACTCTGAGCGTGGAAGAGCGGTTGCGCAACAAGGATTTCGCGACCTTCTCCGAGCTTGAACTCGCTGATCTACGTCGGCTTACGACCCGCTTTGCGTTTGCAACACCACAGCGACGGAGCCGTCGCCTCGTACGATCCATTCGTGGTGGGCGGATCGACATACGTGCGACTCTGCGTCATGCGAGACGGACCGGTGGGGAGCCAGTTCATTTAGTACATCGTCGCCATCGAACTCGCTCGCGGCGCTTGGTGTTGCTGTGTGATATCTCGGGATCGATGGAGCCTTATGCCCGTGTGTATCTCCAGTTGCTGCTTGGTGGAGTCCATGGAACGAGTGCAGAGGCATTTGTCTTTGCCACCCGCCTCACCCGCCTTACAAAGGTCTTCAAAGGAGTAATTCCGGCCGTTGCTCTTGACCGAGCGGGACGGAGTGCTCCCGATTGGTCGGGAGGCACTCGGATCGGTGACGCTCTCGCGACGTTCAACAACGACTATGGACGTAGAGGGTTTTCGCGGGGAGCCATCGTCGTGATACTCTCGGACGGCTGGGATTGTGGAGCTCCGGGAGTGGTCGCCCGGGAGATGGCCAGACTTCATTTGCTTGCCTTCAGAGTGATATGGGTTAACCCTAGGAAGGCTGCTCCGATGTATGCTCCGCTGGTACAGGGAATGGCGGAAGCCCTGCCGTATGTGGACACGTTTGTGAGCGGACACTCACTAGCGGCCTTAGAAGAGGTATTGGACGCGATAGGGTCGGCTGTTGGGTAGGTGCAATGGCTTTCACGAGTCGGGACTGGTAGACCCGCCTGTCGTTAACACACAAGCGTGGAGCCCCTTATCGTGTGGGGCACGAGCTGAAGAACTCCTCGCTTTGGCTGCGTAGTAGGTTGAGAGAGCGAACTGCAGCACTCTACAGATCAGTTGGCCTACCCACCTACATCTATTGTCATCGATGAAGGCGACTGTTCACGGCGTGTCTTTCTGATGCCACCGTCCAACAAGGTGGCGCAAAAATCGAGGCCGCCTTCAGAATCTCATTGGCTCGTTTGAGCTCTTCGTTCTCAAGTTCGAGCTCACGCATCCGAGGTTTTGCATCTGTTGTGATCCAAGCACGAGCTCGCGTGTCGATCTTGCGTCTGCCCTGTCGACCCAGTG
It encodes the following:
- a CDS encoding vWA domain-containing protein, producing MVGDLQVDLASVVARFGSKLQAAGVPVAADRSGRFAAAIGLVPPIGLTELYWLGRVTLVSQQSHLEIYDRVFAQIFAGIVDPADFRGDQPPAPTGAPGRLLPRGREAVSQLSQPQAHYPSWLGDVGEGRDEESSQEASLAATLSVEERLRNKDFATFSELELADLRRLTTRFAFATPQRRSRRLVRSIRGGRIDIRATLRHARRTGGEPVHLVHRRHRTRSRRLVLLCDISGSMEPYARVYLQLLLGGVHGTSAEAFVFATRLTRLTKVFKGVIPAVALDRAGRSAPDWSGGTRIGDALATFNNDYGRRGFSRGAIVVILSDGWDCGAPGVVAREMARLHLLAFRVIWVNPRKAAPMYAPLVQGMAEALPYVDTFVSGHSLAALEEVLDAIGSAVG